The Salvelinus sp. IW2-2015 linkage group LG6.2, ASM291031v2, whole genome shotgun sequence genome window below encodes:
- the upf3b gene encoding regulator of nonsense transcripts 3B isoform X1 — MKEDKENTRPIEKIMEIKCEDTEKTEKPKPEKKEAMTKIIIRRLPPSITKEELEDQLQPLPEVDYLEFFSNDSSMYPHVFARAYINFKNQEDIVLFRDRFDGYVFIDNRGQEYPAIVEFAPFQKIAKKRSKKKDAKSGTIDEDADYKKFLEIYNGDDEKFTSTPETLLEEIEAKTKELVAKKTTPLLDFLKNKQRIREEKKEERRRRELERKRQRDEERRKWREEDRRKRKEAEKFKKGDKTAEKDKDQAKEEPKIKLLRKPDRGEDVDVEKPKEKSKKPEKDKMKDDRAPGGSDMKKRQNHETREERGSRKADEDGHKEGHRDGHKDFRERDVERYRDRERDRERERRQKEKERIRRQDEDRRRRRERHDGENSYRKREDEGKKEKGDRVWEKRKGENAGDSVSHTSSHTDKPKKSEETLREEKAKRDRLRNKDRPAIQLYQPGARNRGARGGGGGESHAGERKSESESKRSQEKGDE; from the exons ATGAAAGAGGACAAGGAAAACACTCGTCCGATTGAGAAAATTATGGAGATAAAATGCGAAGATACTGAAAAAACGGAGAAGCCAAAGCCGGAGAAGAAAGAAGCAATGACGAAG ATCATTATCCGACGTCTGCCTCCTAGCATAACCAAGGAGGAACTGGAGGATCAATTGCAGCCACTTCCAGAAGTGGACTACCTCGAATTTTTCTCCAATGACAGCAG CATGTACCCCCACGTCTTCGCCAGAGCATACATCAACTTCAAGAATCAGGAAGATATTGTCCTTTTCAGAGACCGGTTTGATGGATATGTGTTCATTGATAATAGAG GGCAGGAATATCCAGCCATTGTTGAATTTGCTCCTTTTCAAAAGATTGCCAAAAAAAGGAGTAAGAAAAAGGATGCCAAAAGTGGAACAATCGATGAAG ATGCTGACTACAAGAAATTCCTGGAGATTTATAATGGTGATGATGAAAAGTTTACATCCACTCCTGAGACTCTACTGGAAGAAATAGAGGCTAAAACAAAGGAACTAGTGG CTAAGAAAACGACTCCCCTCTTGGACTTCTTGAAGAACAAACAG AGAATCCGtgaggaaaagaaagaggagaggaggagacgagagctAGAACGGAAGCGCCAGCGGGACGAGGAACGTCGAaagtggagggaggaggacaggcgGAAGCGCAAAGAAGCCGAGAAGTTTAAGAAAGGAGACAAAACTGCAGAGAAAGATAAAGACCAGGCAAAGGAGGAGCCAAAAATCAAG CTCCTGAGAAAACCAGATCGGGGAGAGGACGTGGATGTGGAAAAGCCTAAAGAGAAGTCAAAGAAACCTGAAAAGGACAAAATGAAAGACGACAGAGCCCCAGGGGGTTCTGATATGAAGAAGCGCCAAAACCATGAaaccagggaggagaggggatcaCGGAA AGCTGATGAAGATGGACACAAAGAGGGACATAGAGATGGACACAAAGACTTCAGAGAGCGAGACGTAGAAAGATACAGGGACCGCGAacgagacagggagagggaacgGCGGCAGAAAGAGAAGGAACGCATCAGACGACAGGATGAGGATCGACGAAGGAGGAGGGAACGGCACGACGGAGAGAACTCGTACAGAAAGCGAGAGGACGAAGGGAAAAAGGAAAAAGGAGATCGTGTCTGGGAAAAGAGAAAGGGCGAGAATGCAGGAGACTCTGTAAGCCATACTTCAAGCCATACCGATAAGCCTAAAAAGTCAGAAGAAACCCTGAGGGAGGAGAAAGCTAAAAGAGATCGTTTAAGAAACAAG GATCGGCCTGCCATTCAGCTTTACCAGCCAGGTGCTAGGAACCGAGGAGCtcgaggtggtggaggaggagaatctcatgctggggagagaaagtcagagagtgagagcaagagaTCCCAAGAGAAGGGAGATGAATGA
- the LOC111965873 gene encoding large ribosomal subunit protein eL39: MMALWARSARILSTLIGSDCIHHHRFPSFFLFGLRHCGVRTVHEMSSHKTFRIKRFLAKKQKQNRPIPQWIRMKTGNKIRYNSKRRHWRRTKLGL, encoded by the exons ATGATGGCGCTGTGGGCGCGTAGCGCAAGAATTTTATCCACCCTGATTGGTTCGGATTGCATACATCACCACCGCttcccctccttctttctcttcggCCTCCGCCATTGTGGTGTAAGGACTGTGCACGAAATG TCGTCCCACAAGACTTTCAGGATCAAACGCTTTCTCGCCAAGAAGCAGAAGCAGAACAGGCCAATTCCACAGTGGATCAGAATGAAGACGGGCAACAAGATCAG GTACAACTCCAAGAGGAGACACTGGAGGAGGACCAAGCTGGGCTTGTAA
- the upf3b gene encoding regulator of nonsense transcripts 3B isoform X2: MKEDKENTRPIEKIMEIKCEDTEKTEKPKPEKKEAMTKIIIRRLPPSITKEELEDQLQPLPEVDYLEFFSNDSSMYPHVFARAYINFKNQEDIVLFRDRFDGYVFIDNRDADYKKFLEIYNGDDEKFTSTPETLLEEIEAKTKELVAKKTTPLLDFLKNKQRIREEKKEERRRRELERKRQRDEERRKWREEDRRKRKEAEKFKKGDKTAEKDKDQAKEEPKIKLLRKPDRGEDVDVEKPKEKSKKPEKDKMKDDRAPGGSDMKKRQNHETREERGSRKADEDGHKEGHRDGHKDFRERDVERYRDRERDRERERRQKEKERIRRQDEDRRRRRERHDGENSYRKREDEGKKEKGDRVWEKRKGENAGDSVSHTSSHTDKPKKSEETLREEKAKRDRLRNKDRPAIQLYQPGARNRGARGGGGGESHAGERKSESESKRSQEKGDE, encoded by the exons ATGAAAGAGGACAAGGAAAACACTCGTCCGATTGAGAAAATTATGGAGATAAAATGCGAAGATACTGAAAAAACGGAGAAGCCAAAGCCGGAGAAGAAAGAAGCAATGACGAAG ATCATTATCCGACGTCTGCCTCCTAGCATAACCAAGGAGGAACTGGAGGATCAATTGCAGCCACTTCCAGAAGTGGACTACCTCGAATTTTTCTCCAATGACAGCAG CATGTACCCCCACGTCTTCGCCAGAGCATACATCAACTTCAAGAATCAGGAAGATATTGTCCTTTTCAGAGACCGGTTTGATGGATATGTGTTCATTGATAATAGAG ATGCTGACTACAAGAAATTCCTGGAGATTTATAATGGTGATGATGAAAAGTTTACATCCACTCCTGAGACTCTACTGGAAGAAATAGAGGCTAAAACAAAGGAACTAGTGG CTAAGAAAACGACTCCCCTCTTGGACTTCTTGAAGAACAAACAG AGAATCCGtgaggaaaagaaagaggagaggaggagacgagagctAGAACGGAAGCGCCAGCGGGACGAGGAACGTCGAaagtggagggaggaggacaggcgGAAGCGCAAAGAAGCCGAGAAGTTTAAGAAAGGAGACAAAACTGCAGAGAAAGATAAAGACCAGGCAAAGGAGGAGCCAAAAATCAAG CTCCTGAGAAAACCAGATCGGGGAGAGGACGTGGATGTGGAAAAGCCTAAAGAGAAGTCAAAGAAACCTGAAAAGGACAAAATGAAAGACGACAGAGCCCCAGGGGGTTCTGATATGAAGAAGCGCCAAAACCATGAaaccagggaggagaggggatcaCGGAA AGCTGATGAAGATGGACACAAAGAGGGACATAGAGATGGACACAAAGACTTCAGAGAGCGAGACGTAGAAAGATACAGGGACCGCGAacgagacagggagagggaacgGCGGCAGAAAGAGAAGGAACGCATCAGACGACAGGATGAGGATCGACGAAGGAGGAGGGAACGGCACGACGGAGAGAACTCGTACAGAAAGCGAGAGGACGAAGGGAAAAAGGAAAAAGGAGATCGTGTCTGGGAAAAGAGAAAGGGCGAGAATGCAGGAGACTCTGTAAGCCATACTTCAAGCCATACCGATAAGCCTAAAAAGTCAGAAGAAACCCTGAGGGAGGAGAAAGCTAAAAGAGATCGTTTAAGAAACAAG GATCGGCCTGCCATTCAGCTTTACCAGCCAGGTGCTAGGAACCGAGGAGCtcgaggtggtggaggaggagaatctcatgctggggagagaaagtcagagagtgagagcaagagaTCCCAAGAGAAGGGAGATGAATGA
- the sowahd gene encoding ankyrin repeat domain-containing protein SOWAHC — translation MYNGTSIREPTDNSVTHFQPLQDGGALESGSEPTNNGQDSHVKQSGQANVLDRLSRTGVRAFPASVTTYASARRSRLQRQPEVCDTNSSSPERGSLTPAMRKIYLKDLLLNNSSGGFANVLSSKGSGATSREIGEEVVEGWALCPMEHAWMLSVVDGNYETIMDFLTEDSSLLTRKDFVSGFTVLHWLAKSGQDETLIQLLRHAEKEGIPVNVNLKGSGGLTSLHVAAMHSRYMVIKILVGAFGANIDAMDYNGRKAWQYLKGNAPEEMKELLGTWDDEHRSVGQQNTNNSATLVPKSELSDEERDDPVYFDRTRRNGSWRGSFKKLLAPFLSFVNKT, via the coding sequence ATGTATAACGGCACCAGCATCAGAGAGCCGACAGACAACTCAGTGACTCATTTCCAACCCCTGCAAGACGGAGGCGCATTGGAGTCTGGATCTGAACCAACTAATAATGGGCAAGACTCCCATGTCAAGCAATCTGGACAGGCCAACGTCTTGGACCGCTTGTCTAGAACTGGTGTGCGGGCATTCCCTGCCAGTGTCACTACTTATGCTTCGGCACGCAGATCAAGGCTGCAGAGACAGCCAGAGGTGTGTGACACCAACAGCAGCTCACCCGAGAGAGGCTCGCTCACACCCGCCATGCGTAAAATATACTTGAAGGACTTATTATTGAACAACTCGTCCGGTGGATTTGCGAATGTTCTATCTTCAAAAGGTTCCGGTGCGACTTCAAGGGAGATTGGTGAGGAGGTGGTGGAAGGTTGGGCTCTGTGCCCCATGGAGCATGCATGGATGTTGTCTGTTGTAGATGGAAACTATGAAACCATCATGGACTTTCTTACCGAAGATTCTAGTCTACTAACCAGGAAAGATTTTGTCAGTGGGTTTACAGTGCTACACTGGTTAGCCAAAAGTGGCCAGGATGAGAcactaatacaattgcttagGCATGCTGAAAAGGAGGGGATTCCAGTCAACGTGAATTTGAAGGGCAGTGGGGGGCTCACCTCACTCCACGTAGCAGCTATGCACAGTCGATACATGGTAATTAAAATTCTAGTCGGTGCGTTCGGTGCCAATATCGATGCCATGGATTACAATGGAAGGAAAGCTTGGCAATATCTGAAGGGCAACGCCCCTGAGGAGATGAAGGAGCTTCTTGGCACCTGGGATGATGAGCACCGTAGCGTGGGTCAGCAGAACACTAACAACAGTGCCACACTAGTGCCCAAGTCAGAATTaagtgatgaggagagagacgatCCAGTCTACTTTGATCGGACTCGAAGGAATGGCAGCTGGCGTGGCTCATTTAAAAAGTTGTTGGCTCCATTCTTGTCATTTGTGAACAAAACTTAA
- the LOC111965874 gene encoding NADH dehydrogenase [ubiquinone] 1 alpha subcomplex subunit 1, translating to MWYEILPGLGVMTICLILPGVFTAQIHKLTNGGKEKRIARVPYQWYLMERDRRVSGVDLYYKSKGLENIH from the exons ATGTGGTATGAAATTCTTCCCGGTCTCGGAGTCATGACTATTTGTCTCATCCTTCCTGGGGTTTTCACTGCACAGATCCACAAACTCACCAAcggggggaag GAAAAGAGAATCGCCCGGGTTCCATATCAGTGGTatctgatggagagagacagacgtgTGTCAGGAGTGGATTTGTATTACAAATCGAAG GGACTTGAGAATATCCACTGA